A single window of Selenomonas sputigena DNA harbors:
- the hydE gene encoding [FeFe] hydrogenase H-cluster radical SAM maturase HydE: protein MGQRLIEKAENEHSLCEEELAELLTSSAAEEPLAAAADRVRRKYVGDGVHLRGLIEFTNICRRSCFYCGLRRENERAERYRLRPREIVRLARNARGYGYRTVVLQGGEDGYWHVERLAPILREIRALGLVITLSIGERTKEEYRALKEAGASRFLLRIETTDRELYERFDPGMSWEARRACLASLRALGYEVGTGSLVGLPGQSVESLARDILFFQELDADMVGIGPFIPNGDTPLGEAAAGDIHLTRRMVSLLRLLLPEANIPATTAMETLERGARSLILRSGANVVMPNVTEGDFRRKYALYPGKACVKDTPEHCRACLGAQLSAIGRFVAEDAGFRRRRSIDL, encoded by the coding sequence ATGGGACAGAGGCTGATTGAAAAGGCGGAGAATGAGCATAGCTTGTGCGAGGAGGAGCTTGCCGAGCTTTTGACGTCTTCTGCTGCAGAAGAGCCTCTTGCTGCCGCTGCCGACCGCGTGCGGCGAAAGTATGTGGGCGACGGCGTGCATCTTCGCGGACTCATCGAGTTTACGAATATCTGCCGACGCAGCTGCTTTTACTGCGGTCTGCGGCGCGAAAATGAAAGGGCGGAGCGCTATCGTCTGCGCCCGCGGGAGATCGTGCGTCTGGCACGAAATGCACGCGGCTATGGCTATCGGACGGTTGTGCTGCAGGGGGGCGAGGACGGCTATTGGCATGTCGAGCGGCTCGCCCCGATCCTGCGCGAAATACGGGCTTTGGGGCTTGTCATCACGCTTTCCATCGGCGAGCGCACAAAAGAGGAGTATCGTGCGCTCAAGGAAGCGGGGGCAAGCCGTTTTTTGCTTCGTATCGAGACGACGGATCGCGAGCTTTACGAAAGGTTCGACCCGGGTATGAGCTGGGAGGCGCGCCGCGCATGTCTCGCCTCTCTGCGTGCGCTCGGCTACGAGGTCGGCACGGGTTCGCTCGTGGGACTGCCTGGGCAGTCGGTCGAGTCTCTGGCTCGCGATATTCTCTTTTTCCAGGAGCTCGATGCGGACATGGTGGGCATCGGCCCCTTCATACCGAACGGCGATACGCCGCTCGGCGAGGCGGCAGCGGGCGACATTCACTTGACGCGGCGCATGGTTTCACTCTTGCGGCTGCTCCTGCCCGAGGCGAACATTCCGGCGACGACGGCTATGGAAACCTTGGAGCGCGGCGCACGTTCGCTCATCCTGCGTTCGGGCGCGAACGTCGTCATGCCGAATGTGACGGAGGGCGATTTTCGCCGCAAGTACGCGCTCTATCCGGGCAAGGCGTGCGTCAAGGATACGCCCGAGCATTGCCGCGCGTGCTTGGGCGCACAGCTTTCGGCCATCGGCCGCTTCGTCGCCGAGGATGCGGGTTTTCGGCGCAGGAGAAGTATAGATTTGTGA
- the metA gene encoding homoserine O-acetyltransferase MetA, producing the protein MPIKIPNSLPAAHVLESENIFVMDAERAYSQDIRPLRLLILNLMPNKSVTETQLLRLLGNTPLQVEVDFIYTESYVPQHTSQDYLAEFYGTFAEVRHRKYDGFIITGAPVEQMAFEEVAYWEEVAEIMEWSKKHCYSSFHICWGAQAGLYYHYGIDKQDTGKKVFGVYKHHLCVEHERLFRGFDDEFYVPHSRHTEMKKADIERVPELTILAESESRAGVYAIANIEKRQFFITGHAEYDPLSLKQEYDRDVMAGLPIEIPQNYYPEDDPTRMPVVRWRSVANLLFANWLNYYVYQETPYELDGLYRAADD; encoded by the coding sequence GTGCCGATCAAAATACCGAACAGCCTGCCGGCGGCGCATGTGCTGGAGAGCGAGAATATCTTCGTCATGGATGCGGAGCGTGCCTACAGCCAGGACATCCGACCGCTTAGGCTTCTGATCCTGAACCTCATGCCGAACAAGTCGGTGACGGAGACGCAGCTCCTGCGCCTTTTGGGCAATACGCCGCTGCAGGTCGAGGTCGACTTCATCTATACGGAGTCGTATGTGCCGCAGCATACGTCGCAGGACTATCTTGCGGAGTTCTACGGCACGTTTGCCGAGGTGCGCCACAGGAAGTATGACGGCTTCATCATCACGGGTGCGCCCGTCGAGCAGATGGCCTTCGAGGAGGTCGCCTACTGGGAAGAGGTCGCCGAGATCATGGAGTGGAGCAAGAAGCATTGCTATTCGTCGTTCCATATCTGCTGGGGTGCGCAGGCGGGACTCTACTACCACTACGGCATCGACAAGCAGGATACGGGAAAGAAGGTCTTCGGCGTCTACAAGCATCACCTTTGCGTCGAGCACGAGCGCCTTTTTCGCGGTTTCGACGATGAGTTCTATGTGCCGCATTCGCGCCATACGGAGATGAAGAAGGCGGACATCGAGCGCGTGCCCGAGTTGACGATCCTCGCGGAGTCAGAGAGCCGCGCGGGCGTCTATGCGATTGCCAATATCGAAAAGAGGCAGTTCTTCATCACGGGTCATGCCGAGTATGATCCGCTTTCTTTGAAGCAGGAGTACGACCGCGATGTGATGGCGGGGCTTCCGATTGAAATCCCCCAGAATTACTACCCGGAGGACGATCCGACGCGGATGCCCGTCGTGCGTTGGCGCTCCGTGGCGAACCTCTTGTTCGCGAACTGGCTCAACTATTATGTGTACCAGGAGACGCCGTATGAGCTTGACGGGCTTTACCGTGCGGCAGATGATTGA
- a CDS encoding DUF6883 domain-containing protein, with the protein MFEGGIMNLEIRGYGIAVFPKEKLTQYALNPAKDKHKAEVFYSALGYQIQDAEELMRNVSLHINDFAAVEKPDNGYGKRFQIRMALTGKNGKTANVRKH; encoded by the coding sequence ATGTTTGAAGGTGGTATAATGAATCTAGAAATACGGGGTTATGGGATAGCGGTCTTTCCAAAAGAGAAGCTCACGCAGTATGCTTTGAATCCGGCGAAAGACAAGCATAAGGCGGAGGTATTCTATTCCGCCCTCGGGTATCAGATACAAGATGCAGAGGAATTGATGCGGAATGTTTCTCTGCATATTAATGATTTCGCAGCGGTAGAGAAGCCGGACAACGGGTATGGCAAGCGGTTTCAGATTCGGATGGCGCTGACAGGCAAGAATGGAAAAACTGCGAATGTAAGGAAACACTGA
- a CDS encoding type II toxin-antitoxin system HicA family toxin, which translates to MKSYSSREIIKLLKKDGWYEVHCVGDHHQFKHPTKKGRVTVTHPRRDFPLDTLKSIAEQAGIDLP; encoded by the coding sequence ATGAAAAGTTACTCATCGCGCGAGATCATCAAATTGCTGAAAAAAGACGGCTGGTACGAAGTCCATTGCGTCGGCGATCATCATCAGTTCAAACACCCGACGAAGAAAGGGCGCGTCACCGTCACGCACCCGCGCAGAGACTTCCCCCTCGACACATTGAAAAGCATCGCCGAGCAAGCCGGCATCGACTTGCCCTGA
- a CDS encoding type II toxin-antitoxin system HicB family antitoxin codes for MKDAYTFPAIFHEASDGISIHFPDLPGCLPCAQTMEEAFRNAKEALQLHLYGMEEDAEEIPEPSRLASLSCRKGESLAMIDAWMPPFREKMLNKSTSKTVTIPRWLDILARKEKINYSHLLQESLKNYLGVQTSDRQHFHGR; via the coding sequence ATGAAAGACGCATATACATTTCCCGCCATATTCCACGAGGCTTCCGACGGCATTTCGATTCACTTTCCCGACCTTCCCGGCTGCCTTCCCTGTGCGCAGACAATGGAAGAAGCCTTCCGCAACGCGAAAGAAGCCTTGCAGCTGCATCTCTACGGCATGGAGGAGGATGCGGAGGAAATTCCCGAACCAAGCCGTCTCGCCTCGCTCTCCTGCCGGAAAGGGGAAAGTCTCGCCATGATTGATGCCTGGATGCCGCCGTTTCGTGAAAAGATGCTCAACAAGTCCACGAGCAAGACCGTCACGATTCCTCGCTGGCTCGACATCCTCGCACGCAAGGAAAAGATCAATTACTCCCATCTGCTGCAAGAATCCTTGAAGAATTACCTCGGCGTGCAAACATCGGACAGGCAGCATTTCCACGGCAGATGA
- a CDS encoding alcohol dehydrogenase catalytic domain-containing protein: MAEREGAASGDGRDVAWMKALRLYGARDLRLEEVERPERTKDEVLLEVKASGISMSDVKSVYEMGAPEGNVPQILGHEFAGRIVEAEDVALVGRAAAAYPMLFCGRCMACLDGRPRDCGEMQLYGAGRAGGMAEFVAVKKQNLVFLPPDVSFRAAALTGAAAVALHAFRKTGVGPGSTLVVFGLGSIGLALASWAREADVRNVVLVARTMEKAAFARSLGFLQSVDIEGSDVYNYVMRLTGGRGADACIEGLGEGGALETALLSVKRGGRVVVMGRPEKSLEMTGLMYDLLLQKEVELHGAWKSSLNTRPAEWLDAMNAMRSHAVDAEALVTHTFPFEKYEEAFALLHDKQEMYCKVLFVNGEEAHG, from the coding sequence ATGGCTGAGCGAGAAGGTGCGGCGTCGGGAGATGGAAGGGATGTGGCATGGATGAAGGCATTGCGGCTGTACGGGGCGCGTGATCTGCGTCTGGAGGAAGTGGAGCGCCCCGAGCGCACGAAGGACGAGGTGCTGCTTGAGGTCAAGGCGTCGGGCATCAGCATGTCCGACGTCAAGAGCGTCTACGAGATGGGCGCGCCGGAGGGCAATGTGCCGCAGATCCTCGGGCATGAGTTCGCGGGGCGCATCGTTGAGGCGGAGGATGTCGCTCTTGTCGGCCGCGCGGCGGCGGCGTATCCGATGCTTTTTTGCGGGCGCTGCATGGCGTGTCTTGACGGGAGGCCGCGCGACTGCGGCGAGATGCAGCTCTACGGCGCGGGGCGTGCGGGCGGCATGGCCGAGTTCGTAGCGGTGAAGAAGCAAAATCTCGTGTTTTTGCCGCCCGACGTGAGCTTTCGTGCGGCGGCGCTGACGGGAGCGGCGGCGGTGGCCCTGCATGCTTTCCGCAAGACGGGCGTAGGCCCTGGCTCGACGCTCGTGGTGTTCGGACTCGGCTCGATCGGTCTGGCGCTGGCGAGCTGGGCGCGCGAGGCCGACGTCCGAAACGTTGTGCTCGTGGCTCGAACGATGGAGAAGGCGGCGTTTGCTCGCTCGCTGGGCTTTTTGCAGTCGGTTGACATCGAGGGCTCGGACGTCTACAACTACGTCATGCGCCTGACGGGTGGGCGCGGCGCCGATGCGTGCATCGAGGGTCTCGGCGAGGGCGGTGCGCTGGAGACGGCGCTGCTGTCCGTGAAGCGCGGCGGGCGCGTCGTCGTCATGGGAAGGCCGGAGAAGAGCCTTGAGATGACGGGCCTCATGTACGATCTCTTGCTGCAGAAGGAGGTCGAGCTGCACGGCGCATGGAAGAGCAGCCTGAACACGCGCCCTGCCGAATGGCTCGATGCGATGAACGCGATGCGCAGCCATGCGGTCGATGCTGAGGCGCTCGTGACGCATACCTTTCCTTTTGAAAAATACGAGGAGGCGTTCGCCTTGCTGCACGACAAGCAGGAGATGTACTGCAAGGTGCTCTTCGTGAACGGGGAGGAAGCGCATGGCTAA
- a CDS encoding type II toxin-antitoxin system death-on-curing family toxin — protein MSKIQLVVDDVLYFHEEMERTSRMEKGVRDMGLLTSAVNAPFQSFGGVELYPTLTEKAARLCYGIAKNHPFFDGNKRTALHSMLVFLAVNGCALEEEDAVLEEVIIDVAAGNMASDELATWLSEKVRRREMEGMWHG, from the coding sequence ATGAGCAAGATTCAGTTGGTGGTGGATGATGTGCTCTACTTCCACGAGGAGATGGAACGCACGTCCCGCATGGAGAAGGGCGTGCGCGACATGGGGCTGCTGACCTCGGCGGTCAACGCACCCTTCCAGAGTTTCGGCGGCGTGGAGCTTTATCCGACATTGACGGAGAAGGCGGCGCGGCTGTGCTATGGCATTGCGAAGAACCACCCGTTTTTTGACGGCAACAAGCGCACGGCGCTTCATTCGATGCTGGTGTTCCTCGCGGTCAATGGCTGTGCCTTGGAGGAAGAGGACGCTGTGCTCGAAGAGGTCATCATCGACGTGGCAGCGGGCAATATGGCATCCGATGAGCTGGCAACATGGCTGAGCGAGAAGGTGCGGCGTCGGGAGATGGAAGGGATGTGGCATGGATGA
- a CDS encoding flagellin yields MAITLGNTLIQHSTLNRINHTSNNLARQISSGTKHPSAVFGPSAYAIDMRMNANIAAVSQSDANSQRTNAMLKTAEGGVNSSLEALGQLQQTLLNAANGTNSDSDRRDLGKMVDQTIATLNDNAGIQYNGMNLLDGSKSANVASLDGSTSITNLGDMRSSALGLTDANGKSTLNLGTDAGIADALDKVTTALNKTLDQATTIGAAQQRLNYQSANFVTQEENLMAASTTSNGTDMAKAASEFKNNDTQQKLFLFAQKAQMNTMASHYSALALLR; encoded by the coding sequence ATGGCGATCACACTCGGAAACACCCTCATCCAGCACTCGACCTTGAACCGCATCAACCATACATCGAACAACCTCGCGCGTCAGATTTCGAGCGGCACGAAGCACCCGTCCGCCGTATTCGGACCTTCCGCCTATGCCATCGACATGCGCATGAATGCGAACATCGCCGCCGTCAGCCAATCGGATGCCAATTCGCAGCGCACAAACGCCATGCTCAAGACGGCAGAAGGCGGCGTAAACTCTTCCCTCGAAGCGCTCGGCCAGCTGCAGCAGACGCTCCTCAATGCCGCCAACGGCACGAACAGCGACTCCGACCGCCGCGATCTCGGCAAGATGGTCGATCAGACGATCGCCACGCTCAATGACAACGCCGGCATCCAGTACAACGGCATGAACCTCCTCGACGGCTCGAAGTCCGCGAACGTCGCCTCGCTCGACGGCTCGACGAGCATCACGAACCTCGGCGACATGCGCTCTTCCGCGCTCGGCCTGACGGACGCGAACGGCAAGTCCACGCTGAACCTCGGCACGGACGCCGGCATCGCCGATGCCCTCGACAAGGTCACGACGGCGCTCAATAAGACGCTCGACCAGGCGACGACCATCGGCGCGGCGCAGCAGCGCCTCAATTACCAGTCGGCGAACTTCGTCACGCAGGAAGAAAACCTCATGGCCGCTTCGACGACGAGCAACGGCACCGACATGGCAAAGGCCGCGAGCGAGTTCAAGAACAACGATACGCAGCAGAAGCTCTTCCTCTTCGCACAGAAGGCGCAGATGAACACGATGGCGTCCCACTACTCCGCCCTGGCTCTGCTTCGCTGA
- a CDS encoding toxin-antitoxin system protein, whose amino-acid sequence MMESMPDEGMADLIRYMNEYHRKFAAREQRQYDAREKAFTVLESMKRKVPELDYARELAGYREEKYL is encoded by the coding sequence ATGATGGAATCCATGCCCGACGAGGGAATGGCGGATCTGATCCGATACATGAATGAATATCATCGCAAATTCGCCGCGCGAGAGCAACGGCAATATGATGCTCGTGAGAAGGCATTCACCGTCTTGGAGAGCATGAAGCGCAAGGTTCCCGAGTTGGATTATGCTAGAGAACTTGCAGGGTACAGGGAGGAGAAGTATCTTTGA